A single Anopheles arabiensis isolate DONGOLA chromosome 2, AaraD3, whole genome shotgun sequence DNA region contains:
- the LOC120898222 gene encoding vacuolar protein sorting-associated protein 13 isoform X2: MVFESIVADVLNRFVGEYVENLDKKQLKIGIWGGDVVLNNLILKQSALKELDLPVTTLYGHLGKLVLKIPWKNLYSAPVEAIVDKLYVLAVPNTDVRYNDEKEQRVAFEAKKAELARIEQAKKNEEEKEKVTPVADKSFAEKLTTQIVNNVQIKISDIHIRYEDTTTTGHPFAFGVTLSNLSVHTTDENWVQTLVSESVTKIYKMAQLEMLSVYMNCNTQLFQYSDPSEYRALFEASIASKTRQPVDYHYIFGPISSGACLEMTPNPELGDAPFSAPKIKLKLCMETLAIGITRVQFQNTMQLVEAFGRMMRAMPYRRYRPYGFGYKGNYKEWWHFAYTCILETEVRRRRRNWSWENMMRHRQNLRRYEEAYRQQLTAKKLTPEIVSRSEEYEKMLDLHNIVVIRQKVALEVEKEGKRQAEEQKAAGWFSSWWGGGAKKEEDTAGGDIKKQFEAAMTPAEKAKLFQAIGYQENDAPTELPEHYVAQILEFELNSLEVSIKSELSDKETLLNRVMLLELKNVICGVQQRPSAGAMKASLGMQELTISGLRQGEILPIMVKSQLEGSKTLLDVSFETNPEDKLCDQRVVVTSRPLQIVYDAETIIQLAKVFQTPRTATISQLTDAAAEKLVNIKERSATGLQYAIAKHPRLELNIEIMPSYIIVPHGGIFSSRESVLVLSLGKLLVQTEPRPINQRDVHTMHGEGIGQEEILSEIIRQSYDKFVLEVRDVQAIVATFDEDWQGTLRVNAVTELHLLEPTSFRISAHLCVIDDDPRLPKCKIFGVLPSVNVCVTEQRVLEVLSIVSSIPLPESDEQLQPVPIAKDSNVFSSSLSLLKYLDEKQVKLPKIHRPPEALNPADAVDGDVVQFTDMEIKFELHECSLTIFKMNGGGTGSSSSDVFATPTEEFSQSPVEQDYHPHKSVAFNVPYGGSVGSNQRKIIAFKVKQLEMTMVQRTYDLKVALKLGAVTLDQFRWRNEQERVLNVIQTPKYDNNDDYLFTVNYSNCKKNSPEFTTKYESVEQEVAIDFSTLLLLLHEDALNELIQLGNDFQMRMEAVAKKKESEANGLQPKDHFATIHEEESTATALLNAARERLPTILEDDGIVTSSTSKVSRKRQSIVDSIKVRVMAKLEDVTVELQNDKRSLAVLEVKNLTSSVIMKTSYTEIKLRLEDIVLTDTNPATIHSKILSIIGDDALHVQVILFDLDATSDYNSDNMRIEVVMGCARIVFLNWFVTSVLAFLDNFQAAQQRIKDASAAAAEAAKNNVVEAYTQATRMKLNIKVKAPIIIIPVDSKSLKAVAMDFGHLSITNNFKDIPTDHQHGPAVIDEMKIELKDMKLAKVEVSQTESSGESFSRYGSEDVSYGVVPDQGAVLSPTSFTLIMKRNLSSGWYRDHPDMDISGRLKAVELNFIATDYSVIMQILSKNMTEGQEEFKKPVKIEKSPTSPQVCYNNAVTTTADVNLSPDAKSNWTAVAKKAAAKPFGVDMAQLKASENKPSDKPVEPAKVDTFLKFSFQVDSINIKLFTAPGEGLAGFEVFYLSLQGRKLTDGSLNTAIVLCDIRLDDIRPNRENMLTRLMERRSQESSMDLSSVKDCDEEPPESSMAFPLRSMINITFNMKESDMFADVKVSSFNLILSVDFLLKLQQFLQPEELVEQKAIQAAEVEQTERLRRASTSAGPVSQQQEAGQITVILKIEQPDIILVEKMDDINCYALILNNEISLNVRLIGERQIIKGELKDLCLYYAEFNPERRNSTKHYVVRPCSISLNGSTPEGLGLHLSINCTEIELSVSPAVIELMNNALQTLTAKEQSRLDESATANDCVDLWHVKEFDPDQYWFIQPELAEDALSLESMRTIEIKEEKCMIDIPCISLIVETGLGTNTIPMLYIKTSLEGSVANWSSDMKISSSLRLSMSYYNQALALWEYVIEPNVSEQPNGQITNIPWELTFDLEVDHHEDRSREPTTRMHIASRDSLEMTVTKTCLDVVQNLGKAFSEAIKRDGIIKSEIQAPYVVRNDTGQDVKVNLAASDFNIHRSHLTSTHLDELVAFEQSADEEQSIGSCIIMPNGRLQLQPKQHSFERSTILTVLDDKDTSKRMFVKVIVGDTDKELTLPVYKSDKRYFPLFRSTGQEAWGIISEVKIEHGCTVLVLRSIVQVYNHFTVPIDVFQFIDHEKYHIGEVRAGGYLNVPLYYLYNDSKELHFSMKGYHSSAQGISWKESPNSFELMKALQCDPIKTFEPFYINAVRQRQDVFYMISSNHTMLSACYEIHLRPPFMLRNALPIGLTISVAGCSVRRELDTGLVTSNESLSTASTVAGEDYLDYGEKLLRPGELLHLPTVKTSARSTTETSYIVARLVGYLDKDWSCTTDIPAQPPEFGVWTFNAYDSVEVMSLQLGVKYENRSDGLTLIVYCPFWMLNKTGLMLSYRKSSKTEKKELAGKTNYKANDENTNILYHPPEYEGPILFSFREKVFFGKKKAAIRVDTGEWSDKFSLDVAGSSGVVLCQANNMTYQIGVNNTLTHNSLTKQIVFMPYFVLINRANFDVEVQEHLRPGDPWTKVGVNECVPLWPKTEDNRMLKVKSCDLPEVTAPFKYTEVQCTLLQLRNRYGGINVDVHVTEGAIYITFTGYYPGDAPALLMNHTCEPFAFKEKGDVNGKILMPSQMVLHTWIDPAGERKIVWESGPKAQPIENDLRRDGISEFKSPTDGVIYWVSFLNGTQRVLLITDNCNIAYGVHSASRLDQVTQEVKLEIHGIGLSLVNNAKPTDLMYIGIASSGVIWEECKRSGRFRQMKIQETINMENQYQQYLRDQEVGTVASKSYQLDAESRIGIDFQNMILHKSTDRAIKRTFYPGLWVEMKSSSHQLQFHAKVNRIQIDNQLVDCIFPVVLAPVPPPKSVAATTEFKPFVEMSMVQRIIPHSNIKQFKYLRVLIQEFHVKVDLLFINEICEMISSEITETEAKRLFAEDLKLQTQPLHAHVAIQSQQEVKNFYDNLHLGPLKIHVSFSMAGSESKALPGILSTILQGVGVTLTDINDVVFRLAFFEREYQFLTQRQLVSECVTHYSGQAVKQLYVLVLGLDVIGNPYGLVVGFTKGVEDLFYEPFQGAIQGPGEFAEGLVLGVKSLFGHTVGGAAGAVSKITGAMGKGLAALTFDDDFQKKRRDAMNKKPASLQEGIARSGKGLVMGVFDGVTGVFTKPISGAKEEGVEGFFKGLGKGAVGLVARPIAGVTDFASGSFDAVKRATELSDEAIRLRPPRYLHKDGIVRPYNRKEAEGCKLLREIDKGKFAATDAYAYYEVIIDNKDVVVLTDSRIIYATKSEMFGGWQSEWTHKWTEILSISTLNDGVELLLHNRDGKKTLKKMFGSSGPTKKILLISVAARRARLAEEMQQLLAKVQQQHA; encoded by the exons ATGGTGTTCGAAAGCATCGTCGCCGACGTGCTGAACCGATTCGTCGGGGAGTATGTGGAAAACTTGGACAAGAAGCAGCTGAAAATTGGCATCTGGGGTG gCGATGTCGTGCTCAACAATCTCATCCTGAAGCAGAGTGCTCTCAAAGAGCTCGACCTGCCAGTGACAACGTTGTACGGGCATCTGGGGAAGCTGGTACTGAAAATCCCGTGGAAAAATCTCTACAGCGCTCCGGTGGAAGCGATCGTAGATAAGCTGTACGTGCTGGCCGTGCCCAACACGGACGTGCGCTACAATGACGAAAAGGAGCAGCGCGTTGCGTTCGAGGCGAAGAAGGCGGAGCTGGCCCGCATCGAGCAGGCGAAGAAAAACGAGGAAGAGAAGGAGAAGGTAACCCCGGTGGCGGACAAATCGTTCGCGGAAAAGCTGACCACCCAGATCGTGAACAATGTGCAGATCAAAATATCGGACATCCACATACGGTACGAGGACACGACCACCACCGGACACCCGTTCGCGTTCGGCGTGACGCTGAGCAATCTGAGCGTGCACACCACGGACGAGAACTGGGTGCAGACGCTGGTGTCCGAGTCGGTGACGAAAATTTACAAGATGGCCCAGCTGGAAATGCTTTCGGTGTACATGAACTGCAACACGCAGCTGTTCCAGTACTCGGATCCGTCCGAGTACCGGGCGCTGTTCGAGGCCTCGATCGCGTCCAAAACGCGGCAACCCGTCGACTATCACTACATCTTCGGACCGATCAGTTCGGGCGCTTGCCTAGAGATGACGCCGAACCCGGAGCTGGGCGACGCACCGTTCTCGGCGCCCAAGATCAAGCTGAAGCTGTGCATGGAAACGCTGGCCATCGGCATCACACGGGTACAGTTCCAGAACACCATGCAGCTGGTGGAAGCGTTCGGACGCATGATGCGCGCCATGCCGTACCGCAGGTACCGGCCGTACGGGTTTGGATACAAGGGCAACTATAAGGAGTGGTGGCACTTTGCCTACACCTGCATCCTGGAGACGGAGGTGCGCCGCCGCAGGCGGAACTGGTCGTGGGAAAACATGATGCGCCATCGGCAGAACCTGCGCCGGTACGAGGAAGCGTACCGGCAGCAGCTGACCGCCAAGAAGCTGACGCCCGAAATCGTGAGCCGCAGCGAGGAGTACGAGAAAATGCTCGACCTGCACAATATCGTCGTGATTCGGCAGAAGGTGGCGCTGGAGGTGGAGAAGGAAGGGAAGCGGCAGGCGGAGGAACAAAAAGCTGCCGGGTGGTTCAGCTCCTGGTGGGGCGGAGGTGCTAAAAAGGAGGAGGATACGGCCGGTGGTGACATTA AGAAGCAGTTCGAAGCGGCAATGACGCCGGCGGAAAAGGCCAAACTGTTCCAGGCCATCGGCTATCAGGAAAATGATGCGCCGACCGAGCTGCCGGAACACTACGTCGCTCAGATACTGGAGTTTGAGCTGAACTCGCTGGAAGTCTCGATAAAGTCCGAGCTGTCGGATAAGGAAACCTTGCTCAATCGTGTAATGCTGCTTGAGCTGAAGAACGTGATCTGTGGCGTACAGCAACGGCCCTCCGCGGGCGCTATGAA GGCCTCGTTGGGCATGCAGGAGCTTACCATTTCCGGCCTTCGGCAGGGTGAAATACTTCCCATCATGGTAAAATCCCAACTGGAAGGGTCCAAGACGCTGCTCGACGTGTCGTTTGAGACGAACCCGGAAGATAAGCTATGCGATCAGCGGGTCGTGGTCACTTCCAGACCGCTGCAGATTGTGTACGATGCTGAAACCATCATTCAGTTGGCCAAAGTGTTCCAAACTCCGCGAACGGCTACAATTTCGCA GTTAACGGATGCCGCTGCCGAAAAGTTGGTGAATATTAAGGAGCGTTCGGCGACGGGCTTGCAGTACGCGATCGCCAAACACCCGCGGCTGGAGCTAAACATCGAAATCATGCCCAGCTACATCATCGTGCCGCATGGGGGCATATTTTCCAGCCGCGAATCGGTGCTGGTGCTCAGTTTGGGCAAGCTGCTGGTTCAAACCGAACCGCGACCAATCAACCAGCGCGACGTCCACACCATGCACGGGGAGGGCATCGGGCAGGAGGAAATCCTGTCGGAAATCATCCGCCAAAGTTACGACAAGTTTGTGCTGGAGGTGCGCGATGTGCAGGCGATCGTGGCCACCTTCGACGAGGATTGGCAGGGCACGCTGCGGGTGAATGCGGTAACCGAGCTGCATCTACTAGAGCCCACCTCGTTCCGCATCTCGGCCCATCTGTGCGTGATCGATGACGATCCTCGGCTGCCGAAGTGCAAAATATTCGGCGTGCTACCATCGGTGAACGTGTGCGTTACCGAGCAGCGGGTGCTGGAGGTGCTGTCGATTGTCAGCAGCATCCCACTGCCCGAGAGCGACGAGCAGCTGCAACCGGTCCCGATCGCGAAGGACTCGAACGTGTTCAGCTCCAGCCTGTCGTTGCTGAAGTATTTGGATGAAAAGCAGGTGAAGCTGCCGAAAATACATCGCCCACCGGAGGCACTGAATCCAGCCGACGCTGTTGATGGGGACGTAGTGCAGTTTACTGACATGGAAATCAAGTTCGAACTGCACG AATGTTCTCttactatttttaaaatgaatggTGGTGGAAccggcagcagctcgtcggATGTGTTTGCAACACCGACCGAAGAATTCTCACAGTCTCCGGTGGAGCAGGACTACCATCCGCACAAAAGTGTGGCCTTCAACGTGCCCTACGGCGGCTCGGTTGGTAGCAATCAGCGTAAAATAATTGCTTTCAAAGTGAAGCAGCTGGAAATGACCATGGTACAGCGTACGTACGATCTGAAGGTAGCCCTGAAGCTTGGTGCCGTCACGCTGGACCAGTTCCGCTGGCGCAACGAACAGGAGCGCGTGTTGAACGTCATCCAAACGCCCAAGTacgacaacaacgacgactATCTGTTCACCGTCAACTACAGCAAT TGCAAGAAAAACAGCCCCGAATTCACGACGAAGTATGAATCGGTGGAGCAGGAGGTGGCCATCGACTTTTCCaccctgctgttgctgctgcacgaGGACGCACTGAATGAGCTGATTCAGCTCGGCAACGATTTTCAGATGCGAATGGAAGCGGTGGCCAAGAAGAAAGAGTCGGAAGCAAACGGCCTACAGCCGAAGGATCACTTTGCAACAATACATGAGGAGGAGAGCACCGCCACCGCTCTGCTAAATGCGGCACGCGAAAGATTGCCCACGATATTGGAGGACGATGGTATTGTGACCAGCAGTACTAGCAAAG TTTCTCGTAAACGTCAATCAATTGTAGATAGTATCAAAGTCAGGGTGATGGCAAAGCTGGAGGATGTCACGGTGGAGCTGCAAAATGACAAGCGATCTTTGGCCGTGCTTGAA gtcaaAAACCTAACGAGCAGTGTTATTATGAAAACCTCCTACACGGAAATAAAACTGCGGCTAGAGGATATAGTCCTTACCGACACCAATCCAGCTACCATACACAGTAAAATACTGTCCATCATCGGTGACGATGCACTGCACGTGCAGGTGATACTGTTCGATCTGGACGCCACCTCAGACTACAATTCCGACAACATGCGTATCGAGGTGGTGATGGGATGTGCACGGATCGTGTTCCTCAACTGGTTCGTGACGTCCGTGCTTGCATTCTTGGACAATTTCCAAGCAGCTCAGCAACGCATCAAAGACGCGAGCGCTGCCGCAGCCGAAGCGGCCAAGAACAATGTCGTCGAAGCGTACACGCAGGCCACTCGTATGAAGTTGAACATTAAGGTGAAAGCTCCGATCATCATCATACCGGTCGATTCGAAAAGCTTGAAAGCGGTTGCGATGGATTTTGGCCACCTGAGCATAACCAACAATTTCAAGGATATTCCGACGGACCACCAGCACGGACCCGCGGTCATCGATGAGATGAAAATCGAGCTAAAGGATATGAAGCTAGCGAAGGTGGAGGTTTCGCAAACAGAATCGAGCGGGGAATCCTTTTCGCGGTACGGTTCCGAGGACGTATCCTATGGAGTCGTGCCGGATCAGGGAGCAGTGCTTAGTCCGACTAGCTTTACGTTGATTATGAAGCGGAACCTCTCCTCCGGTTGGTATCGGGATCATCCAGACATGGACATTTCAGGACGACTAAAAGCGGTTGAG CTGAACTTCATAGCCACCGATTACAGCGTGATAATGCAGATTTTATCTAAGAATATGACTGAAGGACAGGAGGAATTCAAGAAAccagtgaaaattgaaaaatcgcCCACTAGTCCACAAG TGTGCTACAATAACGCTGTTACTACAACTGCCGATGTAAATCTGTCGCCTGACG CGAAATCAAACTGGACGGCAGTGGCTAAAAAGGCAGCGGCTAAACCGTTCGGTGTGGATATGGCACAATTGAAAGCGTCAGAAAACAAACCGTCCGATAAGCCAGTTGAGCCGGCAAAAGTGGACACTTTCCTTAAGTTTAGCTTCCAAGTGGATAGCATCAACATTAAACTTTTCACAG CTCCTGGCGAGGGTTTGGCAGGatttgaagtgttttacttGTCCTTGCAAGGAAGGAAGCTTACAGACGGCAGCTTAAacacagcaatagtgctttgCGATATCAGGCTGGACGATATTCGACCAAACCGTGAAAATATGCTCACCAGGTTAATGGAACGTCGATCGCAAGAATCTTCGATGGATCTGTCCAGCGTGAAAGATTGTGACGAGGAGCCGCCGGAATCATCGATGGCGTTTCCCTTACGTTCGATGATTAACATCACCTTCAACATGAAGGAAAGCGATATGTTTGCGGACGTGAAAGTGTCCAGCTTTAATTTGATCCTTTCGGTGGACTTTCTGTTGAAGCTGCAACAGTTCCTGCAGCCCGAAGAGCTGGTTGAGCAAAAAGCGATCCAAGCGGCAGAAGTCGAACAAACGGAACGTTTGCGACGCGCTAGCACATCCGCTGGTCCGGTCAGCCAACAGCAAGAAGCTGGACAAATTACGGTAATTCTGAAGATCGAACAGCCGGACATTATTTTGGTGGAGAAAATGGATGACATCAACTGTTACGCACTGATACTGAACAACGAGATATCGCTAAACGTTCGGCTAATAGGGGAGCGTCAAATTATCAAGGGAGAGCTGAAGGATCTCTGCCTGTACTACGCAGAGTTTAATCCAGAACGACGCAACTCTACGAAGCACTACGTTGTACGCCCATGTTCCATTAGCTTGAACGGTTCGACCCCTGAGGGGCTTGGTTTGCATTTGAGCATAAACTGCACGGAAATAGAACTCTCCGTATCGCCGGCAGTGATCGAGCTCATGAACAATGCGCTCCAAACTCTAACCGCTAAGGAGCAGTCAAGATTAGACGAATCGGCAACAGCGAACGATtgtgtggatttgtggcaTGTGAAAGAGTTCGATCCGGACCAGTATTGGTTCATTCAGCCAGAGCTGGCTGAAGACGCGCTGAGCTTGGAATCGATGCGAACGATCGAGATAAAGGAGGAAAAGTGCATGATTGACATACCGTGCATCTCGCTGATTGTGGAAACTGGTCTCGGTACGAACACAATTCCGATGCTGTACATCAAGACAAGCTTGGAAGGATCGGTAGCCAACTGGAGCTCGGACATGAAGATAAGTAGCTCGCTGCGCTTGAGTATGTCGTACTACAACCAGGCGCTTGCGCTGTGGGAGTACGTCATCGAACCTAACGTAAGCGAGCAGCCGAATGGTCAAATAACGAATATTCCTTGGGAGCTAACGTTTGATCTGGAGGTGGACCACCACGAGGATCGGTCGCGGGAACCGACCACGCGAATGCATATCGCTTCAAGGGACAGTCTGGAAATGACGGTCACCAAAACCTGCCTCGATGTGGTGCAGAATCTTGGCAAAGCGTTTTCGGAAGCTATCAAGCGGGATGGAATAATTAAATCGGAAATACAAGCTCCGTACGTAGTGCGCAACGATACAGGCCAGGATGTGAAGGTAAATTTGGCTGCCAGTGATTTCAACATCCACCGTTCCCATCTTACCTCCACGCACCTGGACGAGCTGGTTGCATTTGAACAGTCGGCCGACGAGGAACAATCGATaggcagctgcattataatgCCGAATGGGCGATTGCAGCTGCAACCGAAGCAGCACAGCTTCGAACGCAGCACGATCCTCACGGTGCTGGACGATAAAGACACGAGCAAGCGCATGTTCGTGAAGGTGATCGTTGGCGACACGGACAAGGAGCTGACACTGCCGGTGTACAAGTCCGACAAACGGTACTTCCCGCTCTTCCGCAGCACGGGCCAGGAGGCATGGGGCATTATTTCAGAAGTGAAAATCGAGCACGGCTGTACCGTGTTGGTGTTGCGTAGCATCGTACAGGTGTACAATCACTTTACCGTCCCGATAGACGTGTTCCAGTTTATCGACCACGAAAAGTATCACATCGGTGAGGTGCGGGCCGGCGGATACCTGAATGTACCACTGTACTACTTGTATAACGACTCGAAGGAGCTGCACTTCTCCATGAAAGGCTACCATTCCTCGGCACAAGGCATCAGCTGGAAAGAGTCGCCAAATAGCTTCGAGCTAATGAAGGCGCTCCAGTGTGATCCGATCAAAACGTTTGAACCATTTTACATCAAT GCTGTTCGCCAACGCCAAGATGTGTTCTACATGATATCGTCCAACCATACCATGCTGAGTGCTTGCTACGAAATTCACCTGCGCCCTCCATTCATGCTGCGCAATGCTTTACCAATCGGGCTGACCATTTCCGTTGCCGGATGCTCGGTGCGCCGTGAACTGGACACTGGTTTGGTAACGAGCAACGAAAGTCTTTCCACCGCCTCAACGGTTGCCGGAGAAGATTATTTGGATTATGGTGAAAAGCTGCTTCGTCCTGGGGAGTTGCTTCATCTGCCGACGGTGAAAACCTCGGCACGTTCGACAACGGAAACTTCCTACATTGTGGCAAGG CTCGTTGGCTATTTGGACAAGGACTGGTCGTGCACAACAGATATACCCGCTCAGCCGCCCGAGTTTGGTGTTTGGACCTTCAATGCATACGATTCTGTAGAGGTTATGTCCCTGCAACTTGGAGTAAA GTATGAAAATCGTTCCGACGGTTTAACCTTGATCGTATACTGTCCATTCTGGATGCTGAACAAGACCGGACTAATGCTGAGCTATCGG AAATCCAGCAAAACAGAGAAGAAAGAATTAGCCGGTAAAACGAATTACAAG GCCAACGACGAGAATACCAACATACTGTACCATCCGCCCGAGTACGAGGGCCCGATACTGTTCTCCTTCCGCGAGAAGGTATTCTTCGGCAAAAAGAAGGCAGCGATCCGGGTCGACACCGGGGAGTGGAGCGACAAATTCTCGCTCGACGTGGCCGGCTCAAGCGGCGTCGTACTGTGCCAAGCTAACAACATGACCTACCAGATCGGCGTTAACAACACGCTGACGCACAATTCGCTCACGAAGCAGATCGTGTTCATGCCCTACTTTGTGCTGATCAATCGGGCAAACTTTGACGTCGAGGTGCAGGAACACCTGCGACCGGGAGATCCGTGGACGAAGGTCGGTGTGAATGAGTGTGTGCCGCTGTGGCCGAAGACGGAGGACAATCGCATGCTGAAGGTGAAGAGTTGCGATCTGCCCGAAGTGACGGCACCGTTCAAGTACACCGAGGTGCAGTGCACGCTGCTGCAGTTGCGCAACCGGTACGGTGGCATCAACGTGGACGTGCACGTTACGGAGGGGGCCATCTACATCACGTTCACTGGCTACTATCCCGGGGATGCGCCCGCACTGCTAATGAACCATACCTGTGAGCCGTTCGCTTTCAAGGAGAAGGGTGACGTGAATGGGAAAATACTGATGCCGTCCCAGATGGTGCTGCACACCTGGATCGATCCGGCCGGGGAGCGCAAGATCGTGTGGGAAAGTGGCCCGAAAGCTCAGCCGATCGAAAACGATCTTCGGCGCGACGGTATCAGCGAGTTCAAATCCCCGACGGATGGCGTTATCTACTGGGTATCGTTTCTGAACGGTACGCAGCGCGTGCTGCTCATCACGGATAACTGTAACATTGCTTACGGCGTCCATAGCGCTAGCCGGCTCGATCAGGTGACGCAGGAGGTAAAGCTGGAGATACACGGCATCGGGCTGTCGTTGGTCAACAATGCCAAACCGACCGACCTGATGTACATCGGTATCGCCAGCTCCGGCGTGATCTGGGAGGAGTGCAAGCGATCGGGCAGGTTCCGCCAGATGAAGATACAGGAAACGATCAACATGGAAAATCAATATCAGCAGTATCTGCGCGACCAGGAGGTGGGCACGGTGGCAAGCAAGTCCTACCAGCTGGATGCGGAGTCGCGCATCGGCATCGACTTCCAGAATATGATCCTGCACAAATCGACCGATCGGGCGATCAAGCGCACGTTCTATCCGGGGCTCTGGGTGGAGATGAAATCGTCCAGCCATCAGCTGCAGTTCCACGCGAAGGTTAACCGCATTCAGATCGACAACCAGCTGGTCGATTGCATATTCCCCGTCGTGCTGGCACCGGTTCCGCCGCCCAAGAGCGTGGCGGCGACGACCGAGTTCAAGCCGTTCGTCGAGATGAGCATGGTGCAGCGCATCATTCCGCACTCGAACATTAAGCAGTTCAAGTATCTGCGCGTGCTAATACAGGAGTTCCACGTGAAGGTGGATCTGCTGTTCATAAATGAAATCTGCGAAAtgatcagcagcgaaatcacCGAAACGGAAGCG AAACGACTGTTTGCCGAGGATCTGAAGCTTCAAACGCAACCGCTGCACGCGCACGTTGCCATTCAGTCGCAGCAGGAGGTGAAGAACTTTTACGACAACCTTCACCTGGGGCCGCTCAAAATTCACGTCAGCTTCTCGATGGCTGGCTCCGAATCGAAGGCACTGCCCGGCATCCTGTCGACGATTCTACAGGGCGTTGGCGTAACGTTAACCGACATCAACGATGTCGTGTTCCGGCTGGCGTTCTTCGAGCGCGAATATCAGTTCCTCACCCAGCGGCAGCTCGTCTCGGAGTGCGTGACACACTACAGCGGGCAGGCGGTTAAGCAGCTGTACGTGCTGGTCCTGGGGCTGGACGTGATCGGCAATCCGTACGGGCTGGTGGTTGGTTTTACCAAGGGCGTCGAAGATCTGTTCTACGAACCGTTCCAGGGAGCGATACAAGGGCCGGGCGAGTTCGCCGAGGGCCTCGTGCTCGGCGTAAAGTCTCTGTTCGGGCATACGGTTGGCGGAGCAGCCGGTGCCGTTTCAAA AATAACTGGTGCCATGGGCAAGGGTTTGGCGGCGTTGACGTTCGACGACGATTTCCAGAAGAAGCGCCGTGATGCGATGAACAAAAAACCGGCCAGCCTGCAGGAAGGCATCGCTCGCAGCGGCAAGGGCCTGGTGATGGGCGTGTTCGACGGTGTTACGGGAGTGTTTACCAAACCGATCAGTGGCGCTAAGGAGGAGGGCGTTGAGGGATTCTTCAAGGGTCTGGGCAAAGGTGCGGTGGGGCTAGTTGCTCGACCGATAGCGGGAGTGACCGATTTCGCTAGTGGCAGTTTCGACGCGGTCAAGCGTGCAACGGAACTGTCCGATGAAGCGATACGCTTGCGTCCTCCCCGCTACCTACACAAGGACGGCATTGTTCGGCCGTACAATCGGAAGGAAGCGGAAGGCTGTAAGCTGTTAAG GGAGATTGATAAAGGGAAATTTGCTGCTACGGACGCATACGCTTATTACGAGGTGATCATTGACAATAAGGATGTCGTCGTGCTGACGGATAGTCGCATTATCTATGCAACCAAGAGTGAAATGTTTGGTGGATGGCAG TCCGAGTGGACACACAAATGGACGGAAATCCTGAGCATCTCCACACTGAATGACGGGGTCGAGCTTCTGCTCCACAATCGGGACGGCAAGAAGACACTGAAGAAAATGTTCGGCTCATCTGGACCAACCAAAAAGATTCTCCTCATATCGGTCGCTGCGAGACGGGCCCGACTCGCTGAAGAAATGCAGCAACTGTTGGCCAaggttcagcagcagcatgcctAA